One stretch of Gloeomargarita sp. SKYB120 DNA includes these proteins:
- a CDS encoding TIGR00297 family protein encodes MQWTHPWIQAVVLNTVLLAPLLVLPPTLLTRWGALHAWFLGVLLWGTLGWRGYLVVLVYFAVGSAATKLGYRVKAAAGIAEKRGGARGPENVWGSAAVGALCAVATVGWPNGRDLWLLGFVGSFAAKLNDTVASEIGKAYGRTTILLTTLQPVPKGTEGAVSLEGTLAGVAAGFVMALVGYGVGLVPPLGIGICTLAAVVANLVESWVGATWQTRYPWLTNEWVNVLNTLVAALLSIGMGLAFG; translated from the coding sequence ATGCAGTGGACGCATCCGTGGATACAGGCGGTGGTCCTGAACACGGTGCTGCTGGCGCCCCTGCTGGTCTTACCGCCGACGCTGCTGACCCGCTGGGGAGCTTTACACGCCTGGTTCTTGGGCGTTTTGCTGTGGGGGACCCTGGGGTGGCGCGGCTACCTAGTAGTGCTGGTGTATTTCGCCGTGGGGTCGGCGGCAACCAAGCTGGGCTATCGTGTCAAGGCCGCCGCCGGCATTGCGGAAAAACGCGGGGGCGCGCGGGGACCGGAAAACGTCTGGGGTTCAGCGGCGGTAGGAGCGCTCTGCGCTGTGGCAACAGTGGGATGGCCCAATGGGCGAGACCTGTGGCTGCTGGGTTTCGTGGGGAGTTTTGCCGCCAAGCTCAACGATACGGTGGCCAGCGAGATCGGCAAAGCCTACGGGCGCACCACCATCCTGCTCACGACGCTGCAACCTGTGCCCAAGGGGACAGAAGGGGCTGTGAGTTTGGAGGGAACCCTGGCTGGAGTCGCGGCGGGGTTTGTCATGGCCCTCGTCGGCTACGGCGTGGGTCTGGTGCCACCGCTGGGAATTGGCATCTGCACGCTGGCGGCGGTGGTGGCCAACCTGGTGGAAAGTTGGGTCGGGGCGACTTGGCAAACCCGCTATCCTTGGTTGACCAACGAGTGGGTAAATGTGCTCAACACGCTGGTGGCGGCATTGCTGAGCATTGGCATGGGTCTGGCCTTTGGTTAG
- a CDS encoding SIMPL domain-containing protein (The SIMPL domain is named for its presence in mouse protein SIMPL (signalling molecule that associates with mouse pelle-like kinase). Bacterial member BP26, from Brucella, was shown to assemble into a channel-like structure, while YggE from E. coli has been associated with resistance to oxidative stress.), with translation MLGAIPQGLTMNLKERVTQVPQVLVGLVSLSLALVISSAIAADAVRGLQRGNQVIRVTGSARRAITSDYIIWSFRVESQDASLQRAYRQVTGYTERIRRFLQQQAVPANEIVFAALENIPLQENINGRETGRILAYRLVQRVKVSSAEVDKIAALVNQANNLINEGVPLISDPPQYIYRDLAKLRVEMVAEAVRDAQARAQSIAQATGSRVGRVRNVDTGVFQITSRYSTDVSDYGIYDTSSKEKDITAVVSVSFSLD, from the coding sequence ATGCTGGGAGCAATTCCCCAGGGGTTGACCATGAATCTCAAAGAGCGGGTGACCCAGGTGCCCCAGGTGCTGGTGGGGCTGGTGTCCCTATCGCTGGCGTTGGTCATTAGCAGCGCCATTGCCGCGGATGCGGTGCGGGGGTTGCAGCGGGGTAATCAAGTGATTCGAGTGACGGGTTCAGCACGGCGGGCGATCACCTCCGACTACATCATCTGGTCATTTCGGGTAGAGAGTCAGGACGCTTCGTTGCAAAGGGCCTATCGCCAGGTCACCGGTTACACCGAGCGCATCCGGCGGTTTTTGCAACAGCAGGCCGTGCCAGCGAACGAAATTGTATTTGCGGCCCTGGAAAATATCCCCCTGCAGGAGAACATCAACGGGCGGGAGACGGGGCGCATCCTGGCCTACCGGCTGGTTCAGCGGGTGAAGGTGAGTTCGGCCGAGGTGGATAAAATCGCGGCGCTGGTGAATCAAGCCAATAACCTGATCAACGAAGGCGTTCCCCTGATTTCCGACCCGCCCCAGTACATCTACAGGGACCTGGCAAAGTTGCGGGTGGAGATGGTAGCGGAAGCCGTGCGCGACGCCCAAGCCCGCGCCCAGAGTATCGCCCAGGCCACCGGCAGCCGCGTAGGACGGGTGCGCAACGTAGATACAGGGGTGTTTCAAATTACGTCGCGCTATTCCACCGACGTGAGCGACTACGGGATTTACGACACATCCTCGAAGGAAAAGGACATTACGGCGGTGGTCTCGGTGAGTTTCAGCTTGGACTGA
- a CDS encoding DUF4278 domain-containing protein, whose product MQYHFHGAVYEHDPSVVPVMEGDIGGKYRGATWKTHVVRVPLPQRTARQLRYRGVAYS is encoded by the coding sequence ATGCAATACCATTTTCATGGTGCGGTGTATGAGCATGACCCCTCGGTAGTGCCGGTGATGGAGGGGGACATCGGGGGCAAGTACCGGGGTGCGACCTGGAAAACCCATGTGGTGCGGGTACCGCTACCGCAACGGACGGCGCGACAATTGCGTTACCGGGGTGTTGCGTACTCGTAG